Below is a genomic region from Pristis pectinata isolate sPriPec2 chromosome 37, sPriPec2.1.pri, whole genome shotgun sequence.
CCACCTCAAGAACAACTGGATACAGGCGATACAGACACCGACatgccaaaaaaatgaataactaaaACAATCTTGGATCATGGAGTTTAACTGCAGGGCTGAGAGTGAGCACCCTTGACATCAATGCAATATTTAAGGAAGCTTGACATCAAGGGTCCATGCtataaactgaagtcaataggcatAGGTGAAGGCACTCCACTAATTGGAGTTAATAGGTGATCCCTAGCTAAACTCTTACTGAGTAGGGTCAGGGACTTCAGAATAGGAGATAAGCCTAGCAACAGAGACCCCACTATTAGGGAATTATCAGAGCAATGGAGACCCCACTCTTAGGGAGTTATCACAGTCCACATCTGTCTGGATTTCTTGATGAACAATGTATTCATTATTTAAGGTTTACTATCTCTGTCATTACAGGGATGAAATCCTCTGCAGAAGGACCTTTGGTCACTGTCTGGTGCCTGAACTGCTCTCTCCTTGTTGATCAAAGCTACATTGCTTCTCAACTTCTTTGCTACCTAAGCATTCCAATAAGCTGCAGTAGATCTCTGCCACGTCTCCCAATTTTCTGGTCACTGAGATAAAATGAAAGGTCATTTACCTAaaccattagctctgtttctcaccCAAAATCCTGCCTGACATGCCAATTGTTTCTaatattctatgttttatttcagattttcagtacctgcactatttcacttttcaattttgcccaaaaaaataattaagaagCACTTGAGTCTCTCAATGATTAGTGAGGAGGAGCTTTTAATCAAGGGGATCAATTCTTATATCAGTTGTTGTTGGCCTGGGGATTCCCGGCTTCACTCCTGCAGCCTCTGCTGGCTTTGCAGGAAAAGTGGCATTCTGTATCAATGTCCAACATGACAAGCAACTTTCCTTTATGATAGGTGACTGTTGTCAACCCTGAGGGACAGTCATGGTGGGTGTTCAAAAGCAAACCTCAGGACTGAATGGGTGGCATGCTCAAGTGGACGGGACAAGACTGTCCCAAGAGTTAAGTGTGACTTATGAACTTTGTATATGGTAAATTTAGTGTTAAAAGGAGAAGGGGTTTGAGTAACTGAGTAATGGTGAGGTGTGCTGAAGAAAAGGGAGGGATGAATGAAGAGTATGAATGATGTAATAGCCTTTGCTTCACGGATTGTGTGTACGTGGTTTTGTataaatctgtgtgtgtgtgggagtaaAATTTTTAGTGGCATGCCATTGACCTCGATATGTCTTGAAAGGTAATGAAATTAATTGCTCCATTATATGGGGATTCTTATTTCTGGAGGAACAAACTGTAACCACCACTTACAAGTTCCTCGATTGGTGGCCCAAGTGGGTGTCCCAGCTGTGCCCCACCACATAGGACCTCTCTCGGCacatttttcttaaatatatttcctCTCCTGTTATTCTGAGAGCACTCCCCCTCTGctccatggtattggtattggtattggtttattatcgtcacttgtaccgaggtacagtgaaacgcttgtcttacaaaccgatcgtacaggtcaattcattacacagtgcagttacattgagttagtacagagtgcattgatgcagtacaggcaaaaaacaataacagtatagagtaaagtgtcataatGTATGCTGTGCTGTGCAAAGTCTGCTGTTAAGGGCCAATGCCCTTCTGAAGCAAAATGAATTATGATCCATAAAATCAACAATACACTACTTAATGGAAAATAAGTTGAATAATAAGAGTGCATAATACAGGTCAAGCACTGTAATGAAGACTAAGTTCAATTCGAAACACAGATAAAACAAATACTGCTAGCTGCACTTCACTAATTGGAACACTGCCTCCAgtatgaaatgaaaatcaaaaacttgaaggtgctggaaacctaTAGAAAagattcccagttctgacgaagttcAATcggaacattaactctttctctttccacagatgctgcctaacctactgaatatttctagcatttactCATTTATTTTGCCACCGATATTAGGTTGAACCCGTTCAGGTTTTATAAATTAGGCAAGACAGAAGAATGGTCTAAAACTCATGAAtaaagtagaaaatactggaaatattcagctgctcAGTCAACACATGTAGAAAGACAAACTGAGTTTTTTAATTCAGGACAATGTGATATAGACAAAATAGAAAGTTTGCAGCAACATGAAAAGCCTAACTAACAAAATCAACAATTACCTGGTAATTTAGCTGTGGTAGATCTCGTCGTGGTACGTACAGTGGTCAGAAGAGTCGTGACAGCTGTTGTTAGGACCTGCTTTGTGGTCGTACTTAATGGATTCATTGTAGAGGAAGAGGTTGCTGGGGTTGTCACGCGATTCGTTGTAGTTTCTGTGGATGTGCTGGTCTTTGTGGTTGATGGACCAGTCAACGTGCTTGACTCTGTGATTGATGTGGTGGTTGACATGCTGGTAGGTGGATTGGACGCAGTGGCCAACGTGGTGCAAAGTGTGGTAAATATTGTGGTCGGTATGATGGGCTCTGTGACTGGAACGCAGATCAGCTTACAAGACACTGTGCTCGATGCGCTTGTCAGTGTGCTGGTCTCTGTAATCAGTGTGCTGGTCTCTGTTGTCACTGTGCTGATAGGTGTGCTGGTCTCTGTGGTCGGTGAGCTGGTAGGTGTGCTGATCTCCGTGGttgatgtgctggttggtgtgcTGGACACTGTACTCGATGTGCTGGTGGATGTGCTGGTCTCTGTAGTGGATGTGCTGGTGTCTGAGGTTGAAGTGCTGGTCtctgtggtcgatgtgctggtgGGTGCGCTGGTCACTCTGGTcgatgtgctggttggtgtgcTGAACGCTGTGGTCGGTGTACTGGTCACTGTTGTCGATGTCAGCAGGGTGCTTGGAGTAATAGGCTCTGTGGTCGATGTGCTTGTGGGTGTGCTGGTCATTATGGTCGatgtgctggtcactgtggtTGAAGTGCTGGTGTCTGTGGTTGGTGTGCTGGTAGGTGTGCTGGCCACTGTGGTCAAGGTGCTCGATGGTGTGCTCAATTCTGTGGTAAATGTCATGGTTGGCATGCTGGTTATTGTACTGGACACTGTGGTGGATGTGCTGGTCTCTGTGGTCGATGTACTGGTCGGTCTGCTGGTCACTGTGGTGGATGTACTGGTCCCTGTGGTTGATGTGTTGGTCtctgtggtcgatgtgctggtgggtgtgctggtcactgtggtgGATGTACTGGTCCCTGTGCTCGATGTGCTGGTCGATGTGCTGGTCTCTGTAGTGGATGTGCTGGTGTCTATAGTTGAGGTGCTGGTCtctgtggtcgatgtgctggtgggtgtgctggtcactgtggtcGAGGTGTTCAATGGTGTGCTGGATTCTGTGGTAAATGTCATGGTCGGCGTGCTGGTTATTGTGCTGGTCTTAGTGGTCGATCTGCTGGTTGGTGTGCTGGTCGGTGTGGTTGATGTGCTGGTGggtgtgctggtcactgtggtggatgtgctggttggtgtgcTGGACACTGTACTCGATGTGCTGGTGGATGTGCTGGTCTCTGTAGTGGATGTGCTGGTGTCTGTGGTCGAGGTGCTGGTCTCTGTGGTTGatgtgctggtcactgtggtcAATCTGCTGGTCGGTGTGCTGGACAatgtggtcgatgtgctggtctCAGTGGTAGATGTGCTGGTTGCTGTGCTGGTTGCTGTGGTTGATGTGCTGATGGGAGTGCTGGTTACTGTGGTCGATGTGCTAGTATCTGTAGTGGGGGTGTTGGTGTCTGTGGTTGACGTGCTAGTCTCTGTGGTTGATGTGCTGGTGggtgtgctggtcactgtggtggatgtgctggttggtgtgcTGGGCACTGTACTCGATGTGCTGGTGTCTGTAGTGGATGTGCTGGTCTCTGTGGTCGATCTGCTGGTTGGTGTACTGGTCGGTGTGGTTGATGTGCTGGTGggtgtgctggtcactgtggtggatgtgctggttggtgtgcTGGACACTGTACTCGATGTGCTGGTGGATGTGCTGGTCTCTGTAGTCGATGTGCTGGTGTCTGTGGTCGAGGTGCTGGTCTCTGTGGTTGatgtgctggtcactgtggtcAATCTGCTGGTCGGTGTGCTGGACAatgtggtcgatgtgctggtctCAGTGGTAGATGTGCTGGTTGCTGTGCTGGTTGCTGTGGTTGATGTGCTGATGGGAGTGCTGGTTACTGTGGTCGATGTGCTAGTGTCTGCAGTGGGGGTGTTGGTGTCTGTGGTTGACGTGCTAGTCTCTGTGGTTGATGTGCTGGTGggtgtgctggtcactgtggtggatgtgctggttggtgtgcTGGACACTGTACTCGATGTGCTGGTGTCTGTAGTGGATGTGCTGGTCtctgtggtcgatgtgctggtcactgtggtcgatgtgctggtcgGTGTGCTGGACAATGTGGTAGATGTGCTGGTCGGTGTGCTGGTTACTGTTGTTGATGTCAGCAGGGTGGTTGGAGTAGAAGGCTGTGTAGTCGATGTGCTGGTTTCTGTGGTCAGTGTGCTTGTGGGTATGCTGGTAACTGTggtggatgtgctggttggtgtgcAGGACACTGTAGTGGATGTGCTGGTGTCTGTAGTGGATGTGCTGGTCTCTGTGGTCGAGGTGCTGGTCTCTGTGGTCAatgtgctggtcactgtggtcgatgtgctggtcgGTGTGCTGGACAATGTGGTAGATGTGCTGGTCAGTGTGCTGGTCACTATTGTCGATGTGCTGAGCTCTGTGGTTGAAGTGCTGGTGTCTGTGGTTGATATGCTGGTAGGTGTGCTGGTCACTGTCGTCGAGGTGCTCGATGGTGTGCTCGATTCTGTGGTAAATGTCATGGTTGGCATGCTGGTTATTGTGCTGGTCtctgtggtcgatgtgctggtctCTGTGCTCGATGTGCTGGTCGATGTGCTGGTCTCTGTAGTGGATGTGCTGGTGTCTATAGTTGAGGTGCTGGTCtctgtggtcgatgtgctggtgggtgtgctggtcactgtggtcGATATACTCGTAggtgtgctggtcactgtggtcAAGGTATTCAATGGTGTGCTGGATTCTGTGGTAAATGTCATGGTCGGCGTGCTGGTTATTGTGCTGGTCTTAGTGGttgatgtgctggttggtgtgcTGGTCGCTGTGGTTGATGTGCTGGTGggtgtgctggtcactgtggtgggtgtgctggtcactgtggtggatgtgctggttggtgtgcTGGACACTGTACTCGATGTGCTGGTGGATGTGCTGGTCTCTGTAGCGGATGTGCTGGTCtctgtggtcgatgtgctggtctctgtggtcgatgtgctggtcactgtggtcgatgtgctggtcgGTGTGCTGGACAatgtggtcgatgtgctggtcggtgtgctggtcactgtggtcGATATGCTCGTAggtgtgctggtcactgtggtcGAAGTGCTCGATGATGTGCTGGATTCTATGGTAAATGTTGTGGTTGGAGTGCTAGTTATTGTGCTGGTTTCTGTGGTCGACGTGCTGGTGGGTGTGCTGGACactgtggtcgatgtgctggtctTAGTTCTAGATGTGCTGGTTGCTGTGCTGGTTGCTGTGGTTGATGTGCTGGTGGGAGTGCTGGTTACTGTGGTCGATGTGCTAGTGTCTGCAGTGGAGGTGTTGGTGTCTGTGGTTGACGTACTAGTCTCTGTGGTTGATGTGCTGGTGggtgtgctggtcactgtggtggatgtgctggttggtgtgcTGGACACTGTACTCGATGTGCTGGTGTCTGTAGTGGATGTGCTGGTCTCTGTGGTCGAGGTGCTGGTCtctgtggtcgatgtgctggtcactgtggtcgatgtgctggtcgGTGTGCTGGACAATGTGGTAGATGTGCTGGTCGGTGTGCTGGTTACTGTTGTTGATGTCAGCAGGGTGGTTGGAGTAGAAGGCTgtgtggtcgatgtgctggttTCTGTGGTCAGTGTGCTTGTGGGTGTGCTGGTCACTATggtggatgtgctggttggtgtgcTGGACACTGTACTCGATGTGCTGGTGTCTGTAGTGGATGTGCTGGTCTCTGTGGTCGAGGTGCTAGTCTCTGTGGTCAatgtgctggtcactgtggtcgatgtgctggtcgGTGTGCTGGTCACTATGGTCGATGTGCTGGTCTCTGTGGTTGAAGTGCTGGTGTCTGTGGTTGATATGCTGGTAggtgtgctggtcactgtggtcGAGGTGCTCGATGGTGTGCTCGATTCTGTGGTAAATGTCATGGTTGGCATGCTGGCTATTGTGCTGGTCtctgtggtcgatgtgctggtctCTGTGCTCGATGTGCTGGTCGATGTGCTGGTCTCTGTAGTGGATGTGCTGGTGTCTATAGTTGAGGTGCTGGTCtctgtggtcgatgtgctggtgggtgtgctggtcactgtggtcGATATACTCGTAggtgtgctggtcactgtggtcAAGGTATTCAATGGTGTGCTGGATTCTGTGGTAAATGTCATGGTCGGCGTGCTGGTTATTGTGCTGGTCTTAGTGGttgatgtgctggttggtgtgcTGGTCGCTGTGGTTGATGTGCTGGTGggtgtgctggtcactgtggtgGGTATGCTGGTCACTGTggtggatgtgctggttggtgtgcTGGACACTGTATTCGATGTGCTGGTGGATGTGCTGGTGTCTGTAGTGGATGTGCTGGTGtctgtggtcgatgtgctggtctctgtggtcgatgtgctggtcggtgtgctggtcactgtggtcGAAGTGCTCGATGATGTGCTGGATTCTATGGTAAATGTTGTGGTTGGCGTGCTGGTTATTGTTCTGGTTtctgtggtcgatgtgctggtgGGTGTGCTGGACactgtggtcgatgtgctggtctCAGTGGTAGATGTGCTGGTTGCTGTGCTGGTTGCTGTGGTTGATGTGCTGGTGGGAGTGCTGGTTACTGTGGTCGATGTGCTAGTGTCTGCAGTGGAGGTGTTGGTGTCTGTGGTTGACGTACTAGTCTCTGTGGTTGATGTGCTGGTGggtgtgctggtcactgtggtggatgtgctggttggtgtgcTGGACACTGTACTCGATGTGCTGGTGTCTGTAGTGGATGTGCTGGTCTCTGTGGTCGAGGCGCTGGTCtctgtggtcgatgtgctggtcactgtggtcGATGTGCAGGTCGGTGTGCTGGACAATGTGGTAGATGTGCTGGTCGGTGTGCTGGTTACTGTTGTTGATGTCAGCAGGGTGGTTGGAGTAGAAGGCTgtgtggtcgatgtgctggttTCTGTGGTCAGTGTGCTTGTGGGTGTGCTGGTCACTATggtggatgtgctggttggtgtgcTGGACACTGTACTTGATGTGCTGGTGTCTGTGGTCGAGGTGCTGGTCTCTGTGGTCGAGGTGCTGGTCTCTGTGGTCAatgtgctggtcactgtggtcgatgtgctggtcgGTGTGCTGGACATTGTGGTAGATGTGCTGGTCGGTGTGCTGGTTACTGTTGTTGATGTGCTGGTCTCTGTGGTTGAGGTGCTGGTGTCTGTGGTTGATATGCTGGTAggtgtgctggtcactgtggtcGAGGTGCTCGATGGTGTGCTCGATTCTGTGGTAAATGTCATGGTTGGCTTGCTGGTTATTGTGCTGGTCTCTGTGGACGATGTGCTGGTCTCTGTGGTCGATGTACTTGTCGGTCTGCTGGTCACTGTGGTGGATGTACTGGTCCCTGTGGTTGATGTGCTGGACTCTGCGGTCGATGTGCTGGTCGGTGTACTGGTCACTGTGGTTGAAGAGCTGGTCTCTGTAGTGGATGTGCTGGTAtctgtggtcgatgtgctggacactgtggtcgatgtgctggtcactgtggtcAAGGTGCTCGTTGGTGTTCTGGTCACTGTAGTCGAGGTGCTCAATGGTGTGCTCGAATCTGTGGTAAATGTCATGGTTGGCATGCTGGTTATtgtgctggtcactgtggtcgatgtgctggACTCTGAGGTCGATGTGCTGGTCGGTGTACTGGTCACTGTGGTTGATGTGCTGGTGTgtgtgctggtcactgtggtcGGTGTGCTGGATACTGTGCTCGATGTGCTGGTCGATGTGCTGGTCtctgtggtcgatgtgctggtgggtgtgctggtcactgtggtcGATATACTCGTAggtgtgctggtcactgtggtcAAGGTGTTCAATGGTGTGCTGGATTCTGTGGTAAATGTCATGGTCGGCGTGCTGGTTATTGTGCTGGTCTTAGTGGTcgatgtgctggttggtgtgcTGGTCGCTGTGGTTGATGTGCTGGTGggtgtgctggtcactgtggtgGATGTGATGGTTGGTGTGCTGGACACTGTACACGATGTGCTGGTGGATGTGCTGGTCTCTGTAGTGGATGTGCTGGTGtctgtggtcgatgtgctggtctCTGTGGTCGATGTGCTTGTCactgtggtcgatgtgctggtcgGTGTGCTGGACAatgtggtcgatgtgctggtcggtgtgctggtcactgtggtcGATATGCTCGTAggtgtgctggtcactgtggtcGAAGTGCTCGATGGTGTGCTTGATTCTATGGTAAATGTTGTGGTTGGCGTGCTAGTTATTGTGTTGGTGtctgtggtcgatgtgctggtgGGTGTGCTGGACactgtggtcgatgtgctggtctCAGTGGTAGATGTGCTGGTTGCTGTGCTGGTTGCTGTGGTAGATGTGCTGGTTGCTGTGCTGGTTACTGTGGTCGATGTGCTAGTGTCTGCAGTGGAGGTGTTGGTGTCTGTGGTTGACGTACTAGTCTCTGTGGTTGATGTGCTGGTGGatgtgctggtcactgtggtggatgtgctggttggtgtgcTGGACAGTGTACTCGATGTGCTGGTGTCTGTAGTGGATGTGCTGGTCTCTGTGGTCGAGGTGCTGGTCTCTGTGGTCGATGTGCTAGTCactgtggtcgatgtgctggtcgGTGTGCTGGACATTGTGGTAGATGTGCTGGTCGGTGTGCTGGTTACTGTTGCTGATGTCAGTAGGGTGGTTGGAGTAGAAGGCTgtgtggtcgatgtgctggttTCTGTGGTCAGTGTGCTTGTGGGTGTGCTGGTCACTATggtggatgtgctggttggtgtgcTGGACACTGTACTCGATGTGCTGGTGTCTGTAGTGGATGTGCTGGTCTCTGTGGTCGAGGTGCTGGTCTCTGTGGTTGatgtgctggtcactgtggtcgatgtgctggtcgGTGTGCTGGACATTGTGGTAGATCTGCTGGTCGGTGTGCTGGTTACTGTTGTTGATGTCAGCAGGGTGGTTGGAGTAGAAGGCTgtgtggtcgatgtgctggttTCTGTGGTCAGTGTGCTTGTGGGTATGCTGGTCACTGTggtggatgtgctggttggtgtgcTAGACACTGTACTCGATGTGCTGGTGTTTGTAGTGGATGTGCTGGTCTCTGTGGTCGAGGTGCTGGTCtctgtggtcgatgtgctggtcactgtggtcGATGTACTGGTCGGTGTGCTGGACAATGTGGTAGTTGTGCTGGGCGGTGTGCTGGTTACTGTTGTTGATGTCAGCAGGGTGGTTGGAGTAGAAGGCTgtgtggtcgatgtgctggttTCTGTGGTCAGTGTGCTTGTGGGTGAGCTGCTCACTATggtggatgtgctggttggtgtgcTGGACACTGTAGTGGATGTGCTGGTGTCTGTAGTGGATGTGCTGGTCTCTGTGGTCGAGGTGCTGGTCtctgtggtcgatgtgctggtcactgtggtcgatgtgctggtcgGTGTGCTGGACAATGTGGTAGATGTGCTGGTCGGTGTGCTGGTTACTGTTGTTGATGTCAGCAGGGTGGTTGGAGTAGAAGGCTgtgtggtcgatgtgctggttTCTGTGGTCAGTGTGCTTGTGGGTGTGCTGGTCACTATggtggatgtgctggttggtgtgcTGGACACTGTACTTGATGTGCTGGTGTCTGTGGTCGAGGTGCTGGTCTCTGTGGTCGAGGTGCTGGTCtctgtggtcgatgtgctggtcactgtggtcgatgtgctggtcgGTGTGCTGGACATTGTGGTAGATGTGCTGGTCGGTGTGCTGGTTACTGTTGTTGATGTGCTGGTCTCTGTGGTTGAGGTGCTGGTGTCTGTGGTTGATATGCTGGTAggtgtgctggtcactgtggtcGAGGTGCTCGATGGTGTGCTCGATTCTGTGGTAAATGTCATGGTTGGCATGCTGGTTATTGTGCTGGTCTCTGTGGACGATGTGCTGGTCTCTGTGGTCGATGTACTTGTCGGTCTGCTGGTCACTGTGGTGGATGTACTGGTCCCTGTGGTTGATGTGCTGGACTCTGCGGTCGATGTGCTGGTCGGTGTACTGGTCACTGTGGTTGAAGAGCTGGTCTCTGTAGTGGATGTGCTGGTAtctgtggtcgatgtgctggacactgtggtcgatgtgctggtcactgtggtcAATGTGCTCGTTGGTGTTCTGGTCACTGTAGTCGAGGTGCTCAATGGTGTGCTCGAATCTGTGGTAAATGTCATGGTTGGCATGCTGGTTATtgtgctggtcactgtggtcgatgtgctggACTCTGAGGTCGATGTGCTGGTCGGTGTACTGGTCACTGTGGTTGATGTGCTGGTGTgtgtgctggtcactgtggtcAGTGTGCTGGATACTGTGCTCGATGTGCTGGTCGATGTGCTGGTCTCTGTAGTGGATGTGCTGATGTCTATAGTTGAGGTGCTGGTCtctgtggtcgatgtgctggtgggtgtgctggtcactgtggtcGATATACTCGTAggtgtgctggtcactgtggtcAAGGTGTTCAATGGTGTGCTGGATTCTGTGGTAAATGTCATGGTCGGCGTGCTGGTTATTGTGCTGGTCTTAGTGGTcgatgtgctggttggtgtgcTGGTCGCTGTGGTTGATGTGCTGGTGggtgtgctggtcactgtggtggatgtgctggttggtgtgcTGGACACTGTACTCGATGTGCTGGTGGATGTGCTGGTCTCTGTAGTGGATGTGCTGGTGtctgtggtcgatgtgctggtctCTGTGGTCAATGTGCTTGTCactgtggtcgatgtgctggtcgGTGTGCTGGACAatgtggtcgatgtgctggtcggtgtgctggtcactgtggtcGATATGCTCGTAggtgtgctggtcactgtggtcGAAGTGCTCGATGGTGTGCTTGATTCTATGGTAAATGTTGTGGTTGGCGTGCTAGTTATTGTGCTGGTTtctgtggtcgatgtgctggtgGGTGTGCTGGACactgtggtcgatgtgctggtctCAGTGGTAGATGTGCTGGTTGCTGTGCTGGTTGCTGTGGTAGATGTGCTGGTTGCTGTGCTGGTTACTGTGGTCGATGTGCTAGTGTCTGCAGTGGAGGTGTTGGTGTCTGTGGTTGACGTACTAGTCTCTGTGGTTGATGTGCTGGTCGGTGTGCTGGTTACTGTTGTGGATGTCAGCAGGGTGGTTGGAGTAGAAGGCTGTGTGGTTGATGTGCTGGTTTCTGTGGTCAGTGTGCTTGTGGGTGTGCTGGTCACTATggtggatgtgctggttggtgtgcTGGACACTGTACTTGATGTGCTGGTGTCTGTGGTCGAGGTGCTGGTCTCTGTGGTCGAGGTGCTGGTCtctgtggtcgatgtgctggtcactgtggtcgatgtgctggtcgGTGTGCTGGACATTGTGGTAGATGTGCTGGTCGGTGTGCTGGTTACTGTTGTTGATGTCAGCAGGGTGGTTGGAGTAGAAGGCTgtgtggtcgatgtgctggttTCTGTGGTCAGTGTGCTTGTGGGTGTGCTGGTAACTGTggtggatgtgctggttggtgtgcTGGACACTGCACTCGATGTGCTGGTGTCTGTAGTGGATGTGCTGGTCTCTGTGGTCGAGGTGCTGGTCtctgtggtcgatgtgctggtcactgtggtcgatgtgctggtcgGTGTGCTGGACAATGTGGTAGATATGCTGGTCGGTGTGCTGGTCACTGTTGTTGATGTCAGCAGGGTGGTTGGAGTAGAAGGCTGTGTCGTTAATGTGCTGGTTTCTGTGGTCAGTGTGCTTGTGGGTGTGCTGGTCACTATGGTCGATGTGCTGGTCTCTGTGGTTGAAGTGCTGGTGTCTGTGGTTGATATGCTGGTAggtgtgctggtcactgtggtcGAGGTGCTCGATGGTGTGCTCGATTCTGTGGTAAATGTCATGGTTGGCATGCTGGTTATTGTGCTGGACactgtggtcgatgtgctggtctCTGTGGTCGATGTACTGGTCGGTCTGCTGGTCACTGTGGTGGATGTACTGGTCCCTGTGGTTGATGTGCTGGTTGATGTGCTGGACTCTGCGGTCGATGTGCTGGTCGGTGTACTGGTCACTGTGGTTGAAGTGCTGGTCTCTGTAGTGGATGTGCTGGTAtctgtggtcgatgtgctggACACAGTGGTCGatgtgctggtcactgtggtcAATGTGCTCGTAGGTGTTCTGGTCACTGTAGTCGAGGTGCTCAATGGTGTACTCGATTCTGTGGTAAATGTCATGGTTGGCATGCTGGTCGATGTGCTGGTCGGTGTACTGGTCACTGTGGTTGATGTGCTGGTTGATGTACTGGTCactgtggtcgatgtgctggtgTCTGCAGTGGAGGTGTTGGTGTCTGTGGTTGATGTGCTAGTCTCTGTGGTTGATGTGCTGGTGG
It encodes:
- the LOC127586644 gene encoding mucin-2-like; the encoded protein is MTFTTDSSTPLSTSTTVTRTPTMTSTPTSTSTAESSTSTTGTSTSTTVTSRPTSTSTTETSTSTPSSTSTTVTSTPTSISTTDTSTSTTETSTSTTVTSTPTSTSTTMSSTPTSTSTTVTSTSTTETSTSTTETSTSTTDTSTSSTVSSTPTSTSTIVTSTPTSTLTTETSTSTTQPSTPTTLLTSTTVTSTPTSTSTTLSSTPTSTSTTVTSTSTTETSTSTTETSTSTTDTSTSTTVTSTTVTSTSTTETSTSTTETSTSTTNTSTSSTVSSTPTSTSTTVTSIPTSTLTTETSTSTTQPSTPTTLLTSTTVTSTPTSRSTTMSSTPTSTSTTVTSTSTTETSTSTTETSTSTTDTSTSSTVSSTPTSTSTIVTSTPTTTVTSTPTSTSTTMSSTPTSTSTTVTSTSTTETSTSTTETSTSTTDTSTSSTLSSTPTSTSTTVTSTSTSTSTTETSTSTTDTNTSTADTSTSTTVTSTATSTSTTATSTATSTSTTETSTSTTVSSTPTSTSTTDTNTITSTPTTTFTIESSTPSSTSTTVTSTPTSISTTVTSTPTSTSTTLSSTPTSTSTTVTSTSTTETSTSTTDTSTSTTETSTSTSTSCTVSSTPTITSTTVTSTPTSTSTTATSTPTSTSTTKTSTITSTPTMTFTTESSTPLNTLTTVTSTPTSISTTVTSTPTSTSTTETSTSTSTSSTHIDHRYQHIHYRDQLFNHSDQYTDQHIDRRVQHINHRDQYIHHSDQQTDKYIDHRDQHIVHRDQHNNQQANHDIYHRIEHTIEHLDHSDQHTYQHINHRHQHLNHRDQHINNSNQHTDQHIYHNVQHTDQHIDHSDQHIDHRDQHLDHRDQHLDHRHQHIKYSVQHTNQHIHHSDQHTHKHTDHRNQHIDHTAFYSNHPADINNSNQHTDQHIYHIVQHTDLHIDHSDQHIDHRDQRLDHRDQHIHYRHQHIEYSVQHTNQHIHHSDQHTHQHINHRD